From the Euphorbia lathyris chromosome 6, ddEupLath1.1, whole genome shotgun sequence genome, one window contains:
- the LOC136233894 gene encoding uncharacterized protein isoform X1 yields MSAKWRALQQRHRYTYSAVVFPSFFTESLSQSHLPLNSKSMPFFTELNHLISLSSIYSQVTHAKNLATSFTQLLSSSSIHGDSFDTLLLITASKFYLQVLFLENSQHLHRTLISALCKINSKDLQSLIVKCFRELCEEYSSYKTEGNRSKRFCLSRVALSVLGIPKLGYLVDVVEDCAVFFAWDVVLGLESIVSETLEWARPSPIVMEQCQEALSCSYYLLQRFPAKFKDDSDSFDCEVLNILGRVLGVLVRILKSVAFTRDCFVAAGVSLCAALQVCLSAEELGLVIFEGIFSQSTCKILRNKDDPEFRDAILKVPFKGDLRSEIFSFSVLSRLCLIRGILTAVPRKVLNSHFIVSSSILNGQEENGLCAGPVKTILYDGILPELCHYCENPIDSHFNFHALTVMQICLQQMKTSLLANLTDLSDNYDPIPEEMGSRILKIIWNNLEDPLSQTVKQVHQVFDLFLDIQSNLHLGDGSQRIKSFLQSIASDLLRLGPRCKGRYAPLAFLTKRLGSKTMLEMSPHLLLETVQAYVDDDVCCAVTTFLKCFLECLRDECWSSNGVEKGYAVYRGYCIPPFIYGLAAGVSKLRSNLNTYALPVLLEVDVDSIFPMLAFISVGPSEELHGLSFPDVGITNIELGVEQKVAVLVSLLKVCRSLALVEGDINLCDSTSAALEAENGLGIDSTDLYAIINIKSIEFKVLVEWLALALSHTDELLRVDAAELLFLNPKTSSLPSYLELTLLKKAIPLNMRSCSTGFQMKWTSLFRKFFSRVRTALERQFKHGTWQPFLTYHRNESPSTKETEETAVERAGDLFNFMRWLSCFLFFSCYPSAPYRRKIMAMELILIMLNVWSIIPPSQDKCGSTVPESYVSPYSSGITSPDSTLLLVGSIIDSWDRLRENSFRILLYFPTPLPGISSEGIIERVVAWAKNLVCSPRVRESDAGALTLKLIFRKYVLELGWVVRASADVVCIQNQCEIVCGDGQIVGSKPPVLEYINSLIDWLNIVVEEGERNLSEACKSSFVHGVLLAMRYTFDELDWNSDSVISTISEFRLSLQKLLGLVMRITSIALWVVSADALYLPDMDEMPDDDNFLIDEVDMVGSSEPGDTDSKHGQESSGLEQIVMVGCWLAMKEVSLLLGTIIRKIPLPSSISCSGSLEAHVSDGKYPSTLTMTNAMFDLKQLEEIGNHFLEVLLKMKHNGAIDKTRAGFTALCNRLLCSNDPRLCRLTESWMEQLMERTVAKGQVVDDLLRRSAGIPAAFIALFLSEPEGAPKKLLPQALRWLIDVINSSLLGLVDAKDINTQSFSLSVAKSNQELDSEKSFESHGMEKKSKIRHEGLIPTVHAFNVLRAAFNDTNLATDTSGFAAEALIISVRSFSSPFWEVRNSACQAYTALVRRMIGFLNVQKRESARRALSGLEFFHRYPSLHPFFYNELKAATDLLMDATSGRTESNLAKAVHPSLCPMLILLSRLKPSPISSESGDDLDPFLFMPFIRRCSTQSNLRVRVLASKALVGLVSNEKLSVVLLNIASELPYMDDQTTATHVSSLLLNTNKGTYCPSFNSVHGMLLQLSSLLDANCRDLADFTKKEKILGDLIQVLATRSWLMSPKWCPCPILNASFLKVLDHMLSIARTGGRGKTFYAIRDLLLDLSTECLDVEYTKQFPHYDPTIAELREQAAISYFSCVLQVSKIDEGIVQMPRMHFSPDSKSLNLSETNSFTGLQKRLIRSLSDSSYEVRLATLKWLLNFLKSSESISESHHMSSSQIIQQWTNSNLQTKLFKLLDTETNHRCMNYILRIFFFWNLLQFKKLDAEKTAEIGFIGTMDSDSMFQLWDKLTSLYKITRHTKTKETLICCMAICVKRFASLLASCFLGYNEDTAKCNKSDQLERSAYLYECVALFVNVIKEHSSSSEPANMRKAAAESIIASGLLEQAEFISDSVFNHEIPLKQSDICFELKEAVNMYANQVLEIWFLCITLLEDEDDGVRQRLALNVQKCFLSKRSSSSHAGEVPTQVDKVIQLSFLHLSSIFGHWIDYLDFLLRWVLKSANYVVRKGDLVRRVFDKEIDNHHEEKLLICQICLYHVEKLPILKQGLADMAIKQELKNYLYSWRKRYCNQLMSFAEHQVEKERVDWIGGVGNHKDEFLPVYANLLGFYTLTKCICNGEIEDDTALVSDVVQLGKAINPFLRNPMISNLYLLLVKSLEKRAVEELIHEFKDVSVWDEFDPYFLLR; encoded by the exons ATGTCGGCAAAATGGCGGGCGCTGCAGCAGCGGCACCGTTATACATACAGTGCGGTTGTATTTCCATCCTTTTTTACAGAGTCGTTATCTCAATCTCACTTACCCTTAAACTCGAAATCTATGCCTTTCTTCACTGAACTCAATCACCTTATCTCTTTGTCTTCAATTTACTCACAAGTAACCCATGCCAAAAACCTCGCTACTTCTTTCACCCAATTGTTATCATCATCATCCATACATGGAGATTCCTTTGATACATTACTGTTAATAACTGCTTCCAAGTTTTATTTACAAGTTCTGTTCCTTGAAAATTCTCAACATTTGCATCGAACTTTGATCTCTGCTTTATGTAAGATTAACAGTAAAGATTTACAGTCCTTGATTGTTAAGTGTTTTAGGGAGCTTTGTGAGGAGTATAGTAGCTACAAAACGGAAGGGAATCGGAGCAAGCGGTTCTGTTTATCTCGCGTGGCCTTGTCCGTTCTAGGAATTCCAAAGTTGGGTTATCTGGTGGATGTTGTCGAAGATTGTGCGGTTTTCTTTGCTTGGGATGTCGTTTTGGGGTTGGAGAGTATAGTTTCCGAGACTTTGGAGTGGGCTAGGCCCTCTCCTATCGTCATGGAGCAATGTCAAGAGGCTTTGTCTTGTTCGTATTACTTGCTTCAGCGATTTCCAGCTAAGTTTAAGGATGATTCTGACAGTTTTGATTGTGAAGTGTTGAATATTCTGGGAAGGGTTTTAGGGGTTTTGGTAAGAATATTGAAATCAGTGGCGTTTACCAGAGATTGTTTTGTAGCTGCAGGGGTAAGCTTGTGTGCTGCTTTGCAAGTCTGTCTTAGTGCTGAGGAGCTTGGTTTGGTTATATTTGAAGGTATATTTAGTCAATCTACTTGTAAGATTCTCCGCAATAAGGACGATCCTGAGTTTAGAGATGCTATTTTGAAGGTTCCTTTTAAAGGGGACTTGCGGTCTGAAATATTTAGCTTTTCTGTTTTAAGTAGACTCTGCTTAATTAGAGGAATTCTTACTGCTGTTCCAAGGAAAGTATTAAATTCACATTTTATTGTATCAAGTAGTATTTTGAATGGCCAGGAGGAAAATGGTCTGTGTGCTGGTCCTGTTAAGACTATTTTGTATGATGGGATTTTACCTGAATTGTGTCACTATTGTGAGAACCCTATTGATAGCCATTTTAATTTTCATGCATTGACGGTGATGCAAATTTGCTTGCAACAGATGAAGACATCGTTGTTGGCTAATCTAACTGATCTATCGGATAATTATGATCCGATTCCAGAGGAAATGGGAAGCCGCATACTGAAGATTATATGGAATAACTTGGAAGATCCTTTAAGTCAAACAGTGAAACAAGTTCATCAGGTTTTTGACCTTTTCTTAGACATTCAATCAAATCTTCATTTGGGAGATGGTAGTCAGAGAATAAAATCATTTCTACAAAGTATTGCTTCAGATCTTCTCAGGCTAGGGCCACGTTGCAAGGGAAGATATGCCCCTTTAGCTTTCTTGACAAAGAGATTGGGGTCAAAAACAATGCTGGAAATGAGTCCTCACTTGCTCCTTGAAACTGTGCAAGCCTATGTTGACGATGACGTGTGTTGTGCGGTCACAACATTCTTGAAATGCTTCCTTGAGTGCTTGCGTGATGAGTGTTGGAGCAGCAACGGTGTTGAGAAAGGGTATGCAGTATACAGAGGCTATTGCATACCCCCTTTTATTTATGGGCTAGCAGCAGGAGTGTCAAAGCTTCGCTCGAATTTGAACACTTATGCATTGCCAGTTTTGCTAGAGGTTGATGTGGATAGCATATTTCCCATGCTTGCGTTTATCTCAGTTGGCCCTAGTGAAGAGCTGCATGGACTGTCATTTCCTGACGTAGGTATCACAAACATAGAACTGGGGGTTGAACAGAAAGTGGCTGTTTTAGTCTCTTTGCTTAAGGTATGCCGTTCGCTTGCTTTGGTTGAGGGGGATATTAATTTATGCGATAGTACTTCAGCTGCATTGGAGGCTGAGAATGGACTGGGAATAGATAGCACTGATCTATATGCCATTATCAATATAAAGTCGATAGAGTTTAAGGTCCTGGTTGAATGGTTAGCGTTGGCACTGAGTCATACTGATGAGTTGCTTCGTGTAGATGCTGCAGAGTTGCTCTTCTTGAACCCAAAGACATCTAGTCTTCCTTCCTATTTAGAATTGACGCTTCTGAAAAAAGCTATTCCACTGAACATGAGAAGTTGCTCTACAGGTTTCCAGATGAAGTGGACCAGTTTGTTCCGAAAGTTCTTTTCTCGAGTTCGAACAGCTCTGGAGAGACAATTTAAGCATGGGACCTGGCAACCCTTTCTGACCTACCATCGTAATGAATCTCCGTCAACTAAGGAAACTGAAGAAACTGCAGTTGAAAGGGCAGGGGACCTTTTTAATTTTATGCGATGGTTgtcttgttttttatttttctcatgCTATCCGTCTGCTCCTTATAGAAGAAAAATTATGGCTATGGAGCTCATACTGATAATGCTTAATGTTTGGTCTATTATACCACCTTCTCAAGATAAGTGCGGTTCCACTGTTCCTGAAAGCTATGTTAGTCCTTACAGTAGTGGAATAACTTCACCTGATTCAACTTTGTTATTAGTTGGATCTATCATTGATAGTTGGGACAGGCTGAGAGAGAACTCTTTTCGTATCTTGCTGTATTTTCCAACGCCCCTTCCTGGGATTTCAAGTGAAGGCATAATCGAGAGAGTGGTTGCATGGGCTAAGAACTTAGTTTGCAGCCCACGTGTGAGAGAAAGTGATGCTGGGGCCTTGACTTTAAAGCTCATATTCAGGAAGTATGTCTTGGAGCTAGGATGGGTTGTCAGAGCTTCTGCTGATGTTGTTTGTATTCAAAATCAATGTGAAATAGTTTGTGGAGATGGTCAAATAGTTGGGTCTAAGCCTCCTGTATTAGAATATATAAACTCATTGATTGATTGGCTGAATATTGTTGTAGAGGAGGGAGAGAGGAATCTTTCTGAAGCTTGCAAAAGTAGTTTTGTTCATGGTGTTCTGCTTGCTATGCGGTATACTTTTGATGAATTAGACTGGAATTCTGATTCAGTCATCTCTACCATATCTGAGTTTAGACTATCATTGCAGAAACTGTTGGGATTGGTCATGCGAATTACTTCAATAGCACTTTGGGTGGTTTCTGCAGATGCTTTGTATCTGCCTGACATGGATGAAATGCCTGATGATGATAATTTCTTGATAGATGAAGTGGATATGGTAGGGTCATCAGAACCCGGGGACACTGATTCAAAACATGGGCAAGAAAGCAGCGGGCTGGAGCAGATTGTCATGGTCGGTTGTTGGCTAGCTATGAAAGAG GTGAGTCTTCTTCTAGGAACCATTATTAGAAAAATTCCTTTGCCGAGCAGCATTAGTTGCTCTGGTTCACTGGAAGCCCATGTTTCTGATGGTAAATACCCTTCCACACTGACTATGACCAATGCAATGTTCGATCTGAAACAACTTGAAGAGATTGGGAACCACTTCTTGGAAGTTCTTTTGAAGATGAAGCATAATGGAGCAATTGATAAGACAAGGGCTGGATTTACAGCACTTTGCAACAGATTGCTTTGCTCTAATGACCCAAG ACTTTGCAGGTTGACAGAATCTTGGATGGAGCAACTTATGGAAAGAACTGTGGCCAAGGGACAAGTTGTGGATGATCTGTTAAGGAGAAGTGCTGGTATTCCTGCAGCATTTATTGCTCTGTTTCTCTCTGAGCCTGAAGGAGCACCCAAGAAGCTTCTTCCACAGGCTTTGCGATGGCTAATAGATGTAATTAACAGCTCTTTGCTAGGTCTAGTTGATGCCAAGGACATAAACACTCAGTCGTTCAGTCTTTCAGTAGCAAAATCAAACCAAGAACTTGATTCTGAAAAATCATTTGAGAGTCATGGGATGGAGAAGAAATCAAAAATTCGACATGAGGGTCTAATTCCAACAGTACATGCATTTAACGTTCTTAGAGCTGCTTTCAATGACACAAACCTGGCTACTGATACATCTGGTTTTGCTGCGGAGGCTTTGATTATTTCAGTCCGCTCTTTCTCTTCTCCATTCTGGGAGGTCCGAAATAGTGCATGTCAAGCATACACTGCCTTGGTACGACGCATGATAGGATTCCTAAATGTTCAAAAAAGAGAATCTGCTCGACGTGCATTAAGTGGGCTTGAATTTTTTCATAG GTATCCCTCATTACATCCATTCTTTTACAATGAACTGAAAGCTGCAACTGATTTGCTTATGGATGCTACCTCTGGCCGTACAGAATCTAATCTTGCAAAGGCTGTTCATCCAAGCTTGTGTCCTATGTTGATTCTTTTGTCCAGGCTCAAGCCTTCACCAATATCAAGTGAGAGTGGAGATGACCTGGATCCTTTCCTTTTTATGCCATTCATCAGGAGATGCTCAACTCAGAGTAATCTGCGAGTTCGCGTTCTTGCATCTAAAGCTTTAGTTGGCCTGGTATCTAATGAGAAACTTTCAGTTGTCCTCTTGAATATTGCTTCTGAATTGCCTTACATGGATGATCAAACCACTGCTACTCATGTTTCCTCATTGTTATTGAACACCAATAAAGGAACATACTGTCCTTCTTTCAATTCAGTCCATGGAATGCTATTGCAACTAAGTTCTCTTCTGGATGCAAATTGTAGAGACCTGGCTGATTTTACGAAGAAAGAAAAGATTCTTGGGGATTTGATACAAGTTCTTGCTACACGGTCATGGCTTATGAGCCCAAAATGGTGTCCTTGCCCTATCCTTAATGCCTCATTTCTGAAAGTGCTCGATCACATGCTTAGCATAGCAAGAACAGGCGGTCGTGGTAAAACTTTTTATGCAATTCGTGATTTGCTTTTGGATCTATCTACAGAATGCTTAGATGTAGAATATACTAAACAATTTCCACATTACGACCCAACTATAGCAGAACTCCGTGAACAGGCAGCCATCTCCTATTTCAGTTGTGTGCTGCAGGTTTCTAAGATAGATGAAGGGATTGTTCAGATGCCTCGTATGCATTTTTCACCTGATTCAAAATCGTTGAACTTATCTGAAACAAACAGTTTTACAGGCCTTCAGAAAAGGCTGATACGATCCTTGTCAGATTCATCATATGAAGTTCGGCTTGCAACACTAAAATGGCTTCTGAACTTTCTCAAGTCGTCTGAATCTATCAGCGAAAGTCATCATATGTCTAGCAGTCAAATTATTCAGCAGTGGACTAATTCAAACCTGCAGACAAAGCTGTTTAAATTATTGGACACAGAGACGAACCATAGATGTATGAATTACATCCTGaggatttttttcttttggaacTTACTGCAGTTTAAGAAATTGGATGCCGAAAAGACTGCTGAAATTGGGTTTATTGGTACAATGGATTCTGATTCCATGTTTCAGTTATGGGATAAACTGACATCCTTGTACAAAATCACAAGACATACAAAGACCAAAGAGACACTCATTTGCTGCATGGCTATATGTGTGAAACGTTTTGCAAGTTTGTTAGCCAGCTGTTTTCTTGGCTATAACGAGGACACTGCTAAATGTAACAAATCAGATCAATTAGAAAGATCAGCCTACTTGTATGAATGTGTTGCTCTTTTTGTTAATGTGATTAAGGAACATAGTTCTTCGTCTGAGCCTGCAAACATGCGCAAGGCAGCTGCTGAATCTATAATTGCATCTGGTCTGTTGGAACAGGCTGAATTCATCAGTGATTCTGTATTCAATCATGAGATCCCTTTGAAACAGTCAGATATCTGTTTTGAACTCAAGGAAGCTGTTAATATGTATGCTAATCAAGTGCTTGAGATATGGTTCTTGTGCATCACATTGCTGGAGGATGAAGATGATGGGGTCAGACAAAGGCTTGCTTTGAATGTACAGAAATGCTTTTTGTCAAAAAGATCAAGCAGCTCTCATGCGGGAGAGGTCCCAACCCAAGTTGATAAAGTGATTCAATTGAGCTTTCTGCACCTTTCCTCTATCTTTGGCCACTGGATCGATTACTTAGATTTTCTCTTACGGTGGGTACTGAAATCAGCAAATTATGTTGTACGGAAAGGAGATCTTGTGAGGCGAGTCTTTGACAAGGAAATTGATAATCATCATGAAGAAAAGTTGTTGATCTGTCAAATTTGTTTGTATCATGTGGAGAAGCTTCCCATTTTAAAACAAGGGTTGGCTGATATGGCGATAAAACAAGAgttgaaaaactatttatacAGCTGGAGAAAAAGATATTGTAATCAGTTGATGTCATTTGCTGAGCACCAAGTTGAGAAAGAAAGAGTTGATTGGATAGGTGGTGTAGGTAACCACAAAGATGAATTTTTACCTGTTTATGCAAATTTGCTTGGCTTTTATACTCTCACGAAGTGCATTTGCAATGGCGAAATTGAGGACGATACAGCTCTAGTATCAGATGTTGTCCAACTTGGTAAAGCTATCAATCCATTTTTGAGGAATCCTATGATTTCTAATCTTTATTTATTACTTGTAAAATCACTTGAGAAAAGAGCTGTTGAGGAGCTGATTCATGAATTTAAGGATGTCTCGGTTTGGGATGAATTTGATCCTTATTTTCTTCTTAGATAA